A portion of the Toxotes jaculatrix isolate fToxJac2 chromosome 16, fToxJac2.pri, whole genome shotgun sequence genome contains these proteins:
- the c9 gene encoding complement component C9 produces the protein MRTKVALQLGFCGLYLTLALLGEGMGEEPDPPAVNCAWSRWTEWSSCDPCTKTRRRSRSVDVFGQFGGESCQGSLGDRAFCVTDARCNLPPPPVCSDSEFQCESGSCIKKRLMCNGDYDCEDGSDEDCDPGRKPCGSALLDSNEQGRTAGYGINVLGADPRMNPFNNDYFNGRCDRVMNPNTGRNDRLPWNVGVLNYQTLVEETVSREIYEDTHSLLREILKEMTLKVDAGLSFKFDPSENSMSNSSVNINVGKNYQKNTMLKEVSEYTTIKNKSFMLVKGRVQLSTYRMRSRELKVADEFLEHVKSLPLEYEKGIYFAFLEDYGTHYTKNGKSGGEYELIYVLNQDTIKTKNLTERKVQECVKLGISAELSGLGKLHTNKDGCDDVTSKGEGSDHGKAVVDKVMTSVKGGTLESAVTMRAHLNKEGVMDITTYQNWARTIPEAPALLYSEPEPIYMLIPVDIPGANSRITNLKQATADYVAEYNVCKCKPCQNGGTLALLDGKCMCLCPHLFEGMACQNFKGDKSKTPGTRPTVNQEGNWSCWSTWSICTGGKRTRTRRCNTEGLQGAVCRGDTNNEEFC, from the exons ATGAGGACTAAGGTTGCTCTCCAGCTGGGCTTCTGTGGCCTTTATCTGACTCTGGCACTTCTTGGAGAAGGAAT GGGAGAGGAGCCTGATCCACCAGCAGTGAATTGTGCATGGAGCCGCTGGACAGAGTGGAGTTCTTGTGATCCTTGCACAAAAACCAGG AGACGTTCTCGAAGTGTAGACGTGTTTGGCCAGTTTGGAGGCGAGTCTTGCCAAGGATCACTTGGGGACAGGGCGTTCTGTGTAACAGATGCCAGATGTAACCTGCCACCGCCCCCTGTGTGCTCAGACTCAGAGTTCCAGTGCGAGTCAG GTTCGTGCATTAAGAAGAGATTAATGTGCAATGGGGACTACGACTGTGAAGATGGATCAGATGAGGACTGTGACCCTGGGCGTAAACCGTGTGGGTCAGCTCTCCTGGATAGCAATGAGCAAGGCAGGACAGCAGGATATGG AATCAACGTCTTGGGTGCAGATCCTCGAATGAACCCTTTCAACAATGATTACTTCAACGGGAGGTGTGATCGAGTGATGAATCCAAACACTGGGCGGAATGACAGGCTTCCCTGGAACGTCGGTGTGCTCAACTATCAG ACTCTGGTGGAGGAAACAGTTTCTAGAGAAATCTATGAAGATACACACAGCCTTCTGAGGGAGATTCTGAAAGAGATGACTCTTAAAGTTGATGCTGGACTTTCCTTCAAATTCGACCCAAGTGAGAACTCCATGTCAAACTCTTCTGTGAATATAAATGTTGGGAAGAATTATCAGAAGAATACAATGCTTAAGGAGGTCTCGGAGTACACCACCATTAAG AACAAGAGCTTTATGCTGGTAAAGGGAAGAGTACAGCTAAGCACCTACAGGATGCGCTCTCGTGAACTCAAAGTGGCCGATGAATTCCTGGAGCATGTCAAATCTTTGCCTTTGGAGTATGAGAAGGGTATTTATTTTGCCTTCCTGGAGGACTATGGAACCCACTATACCAAAAATGGGAAGTCTGGTGGTGAATATGAGTTGATCTATGTTCTCAACCAGGACACCATCAAGACGAAAA ATCTGACGGAGAGAAAGGTTCAAGAGTGCGTCAAATTAGGGATCTCAGCAGAACTTAGCGGTCTAGGAAAACTACATACCAACAAGGATGGCTGTGATGATGTAACATCAAAAGGAGAAG GTAGCGATCATGGAAAAGCAGTGGTGGACAAGGTGATGACATCAGTCAAAGGAGGTACTCTAGAAAGCGCTGTAACCATGAGGGCTCACTTGAATAAGGAAGGGGTGATGGACATCACTACGTATCAGAACTGGGCACGGACCATCCCAGAGGCCCCTGCACTACTTTACAGTGAG CCAGAGCCCATCTATATGTTAATTCCTGTGGATATACCTGGTGCTAACTCCAGGATAACCAACCTGAAGCAGGCCACCGCAGATTATGTCGCGGAGTATAACGTATGCAAGTGTAAGCCTTGTCAAAACGGTGGCACTCTTGCTCTGCTAGATGGAaagtgcatgtgtctgtgccCTCACCTGTTTGAAGGCATGGCCTGCCAGAATTTCAAGGGCGATAAATCTAAAACCCCAG GTACAAGACCCACTGTTAATCAGGAAGGTAACTGGTCATGCTGGTCTACCTGGTCTATCTGTACTGGAGGGAAACGCACCAGGACACGCAGGTGCAACACAGAGGGGCTCCAGGGAGCTGTGTGCAGAGGCGACACCAACAATGAAGAATTCTGCTAA